The following are encoded in a window of Mycobacterium vicinigordonae genomic DNA:
- the obgE gene encoding GTPase ObgE, producing MPRFVDRVVIHTRAGSGGNGCASVHREKFKPLGGPDGGNGGRGGSIVFVVDPQVHTLLDFHFRPHVTAPSGKQGMGNNRDGAAGADLEVKVPDGTVVLDENGRLLADLVGTGTRFEAAAGGRGGLGNAALASRARKAPGFALLGEPGQARDLTLELKTVADVGLVGFPSAGKSSLVSVISAAKPKIADYPFTTLVPNLGVVSAGENSFTVADVPGLIPGASQGRGLGLDFLRHIERCAVLVHVVDCATAEPARDPISDIDALEAELAAYTPTLQGDAVLGDLAERPRAVVLNKIDVPEARELAEFVRDEIAQRGWPVFLVSTVTREGLQPLIFGLWQMVSEYNAARPEVVPRRPVIRPVPVDDSGFTVQPDGQGGFVVTGTRPERWIGQTNFDNDEAVGYLADRLARLGVEEELLRLGAQPGCAVTIGDMTFDWEPQTPAGVDVPLTGRGTDARLERTDRVGASERKAARRQRRERGAQPGELE from the coding sequence ATGCCTCGATTCGTCGATCGGGTCGTCATACACACGCGGGCGGGCTCCGGCGGCAACGGCTGCGCCTCGGTCCACCGCGAGAAGTTCAAGCCGCTGGGAGGTCCCGATGGCGGCAACGGCGGCCGCGGCGGCAGCATCGTCTTCGTCGTGGACCCGCAGGTCCACACGTTGCTGGACTTCCATTTCCGGCCACACGTCACCGCGCCGTCGGGCAAGCAGGGAATGGGCAACAACCGCGACGGCGCCGCCGGCGCGGACCTGGAAGTCAAGGTTCCCGACGGCACCGTCGTGCTGGACGAAAACGGCCGGCTGCTGGCCGACCTGGTCGGCACGGGCACGCGGTTCGAGGCCGCCGCCGGCGGCCGCGGTGGCCTGGGCAACGCCGCGCTGGCCTCCCGCGCCCGCAAGGCTCCCGGCTTCGCGCTGCTGGGCGAGCCAGGGCAGGCCCGTGACCTGACACTGGAACTCAAGACCGTCGCCGACGTCGGGCTGGTTGGCTTCCCCTCCGCGGGCAAGTCCTCGCTGGTATCAGTCATCTCGGCGGCCAAACCCAAGATCGCCGACTATCCGTTCACCACGCTGGTCCCCAACCTCGGCGTAGTCTCTGCCGGCGAAAACTCCTTCACGGTTGCCGACGTGCCGGGCCTGATCCCGGGCGCATCGCAGGGCCGCGGACTGGGCCTGGATTTCCTGCGCCACATCGAGCGGTGCGCGGTGCTGGTTCACGTGGTGGACTGCGCTACCGCCGAGCCCGCCCGCGACCCGATCTCCGACATCGACGCACTGGAAGCCGAACTCGCCGCCTACACACCCACCCTGCAGGGGGACGCGGTGCTGGGCGACTTGGCCGAGCGGCCACGGGCGGTGGTGCTCAACAAGATCGACGTGCCGGAGGCCCGCGAGCTGGCCGAGTTCGTCCGCGACGAGATCGCGCAGCGCGGCTGGCCGGTGTTCCTGGTGTCCACTGTCACCCGAGAAGGGTTGCAGCCATTGATCTTCGGGCTCTGGCAGATGGTTTCGGAGTACAACGCGGCGCGCCCGGAAGTGGTGCCGCGACGGCCGGTGATCCGCCCGGTTCCGGTGGACGACAGCGGTTTCACCGTGCAACCCGACGGTCAGGGCGGATTCGTGGTCACCGGTACCCGGCCCGAGCGCTGGATCGGCCAGACCAACTTCGACAACGACGAGGCCGTCGGGTACCTGGCCGACCGGCTGGCCCGCCTTGGTGTCGAGGAGGAGTTGCTGCGTCTGGGCGCGCAGCCCGGCTGCGCGGTGACCATTGGCGACATGACGTTCGATTGGGAGCCGCAAACCCCTGCGGGAGTTGATGTTCCGTTGACCGGGCGGGGTACCGACGCGCGGCTGGAGCGCACCGACCGGGTCGGTGCCTCCGAACGCAAGGCGGCCCGGCGGCAGCGCCGCGAACGCGGTGCGCAACCTGGCGAACTCGAATGA
- the rpmA gene encoding 50S ribosomal protein L27 has product MAHKKGASSSRNGRDSAAQRLGVKRFGGQVVKAGEILVRQRGTKFHPGVNVGRGGDDTLFAKAAGAVQFGVKGGRKTVSIVGPAAD; this is encoded by the coding sequence ATGGCACACAAGAAGGGCGCTTCCAGCTCGCGCAACGGTCGGGATTCGGCAGCCCAGCGACTCGGCGTCAAGCGGTTCGGTGGCCAGGTGGTTAAGGCCGGCGAGATCCTGGTCCGCCAGCGCGGCACCAAGTTCCATCCCGGCGTCAATGTCGGTCGCGGCGGCGACGACACCCTGTTCGCCAAGGCGGCCGGGGCGGTCCAGTTCGGCGTTAAGGGCGGCCGCAAGACAGTGAGCATCGTCGGACCCGCCGCCGACTGA
- the rplU gene encoding 50S ribosomal protein L21: MATYAIVKTGGKQYKVAVGDVVKVEKLESEPGASVSLPVALVVDGADVTTDAKALEKVAVTGEVLEHTKGPKIRIHKFKNKTGYHKRQGHRQQLTVLKVTGIK, from the coding sequence ATGGCGACCTACGCAATCGTCAAGACCGGCGGGAAGCAGTACAAGGTCGCCGTCGGCGACGTCGTCAAGGTTGAGAAGCTGGAGTCCGAGCCGGGCGCGAGCGTGTCGCTGCCGGTCGCCCTGGTCGTCGACGGCGCCGATGTCACCACCGACGCGAAGGCACTGGAGAAGGTCGCGGTCACCGGTGAGGTGCTTGAGCACACCAAGGGTCCCAAGATCCGCATCCACAAGTTCAAGAACAAGACCGGCTACCACAAGCGCCAGGGGCATCGTCAGCAGCTGACGGTTCTCAAGGTCACCGGCATCAAGTAG
- a CDS encoding Rne/Rng family ribonuclease: MVDGAPSSESSAEPTKHEDLPDRLRVHSLARTLGTTSRRVLDALAALDGRVRSAHSSVDQVDAVRVRDLLAAQPDAQPEAQPAESEPVEPESRLLLETPETPEPAAERPHYMPLFVAPQPLSERAGTAVAAPAEEIAEDTEEDGSEDDGSGADDDDPADRPANKRRRRGRRGRGRGRGEQGGPDGPGDQDQSGQDGFGDDTDADQDQDSDDGDDGDGSENGDDDNGTGEGGSRRRRRRRRRKSGGGEDGDDNPSPDDPPNTVVHERAPRGGKSGSDNGDSSGSGEIKGIDGSTRLEAKRQRRRDGRDAGRRRPPVLSEAEFLARREAVERVMVVRDRVRTEPPHPGARYTQIAVLEDGIVVEHFVTSAASASLVGNIYLGIVQNVLPSMEAAFVDIGRGRNGVLYAGEVNWEAAGLGGADRKIEQALKPGDYVVVQVSKDPVGHKGARLTTQVSLAGRYLVYVPGASSTGISRKLPDTERQRLKEILREVVPSNAGVIIRTASEGVKEEDIRGDVTRLQERWNQIDAKAAETKQKAAGAAVALYEEPDVLVKVIRDLFNEDFSGLIVSGDEAWTTINEYVNSVAPDLVSKLTKYEPASETGPDVFAVHRIDEQLTKAMDRKVWLPSGGTLVIDRTEAMTVIDVNTGKFTGSGGNLEQTVTKNNIEAAEEIVRQLRLRDIGGIIVIDFIDMVLESNRDLVLRRLTEALARDRTRHQVSEVTSLGLVQLTRKRLGTGLIEAFSTSCPQCAGRGILLHTDPVDSAPATGRKSESASRRNRRSKKNRSEENDEKAVVAKVPVHAPGEHPMFKAMAASSRDDDEADESGTDSPGADDEELAADLVAADNADEADFEDADEDTDDSDDDEDSDDEDDLDDEDLVDDDDLDDDDDDDDDGDDDDDDDDDGDDSDEIDDEDDEDDEDVAEIDDVEDSDSDESDELDGDDDVSDDSRASVVVVEQVSVIGPRRRRAAGRPAGPPIHAD, encoded by the coding sequence GTGGTAGACGGTGCCCCATCTTCAGAATCATCAGCCGAGCCGACAAAGCACGAGGATCTGCCGGATCGCCTGAGGGTCCACTCGCTGGCACGGACCCTGGGTACCACCAGCAGGCGGGTGCTGGACGCGCTGGCGGCGCTGGACGGGCGGGTCCGCAGCGCCCATTCCAGCGTCGATCAGGTTGACGCGGTGCGGGTGCGCGACCTGCTGGCGGCACAACCCGACGCCCAACCCGAGGCGCAGCCTGCCGAGTCTGAGCCCGTCGAGCCAGAGTCCCGGCTGCTGCTCGAGACGCCGGAGACACCCGAGCCGGCCGCCGAGCGCCCCCACTACATGCCGCTCTTCGTCGCGCCGCAGCCGCTGTCCGAGCGGGCCGGGACCGCCGTGGCTGCCCCCGCCGAGGAGATCGCGGAGGACACCGAGGAGGACGGCTCCGAGGACGACGGCTCCGGCGCCGACGACGACGATCCGGCCGACCGCCCGGCCAACAAGCGCCGCCGCCGGGGTCGCCGCGGCCGCGGCCGCGGCCGTGGCGAGCAGGGCGGTCCGGACGGGCCCGGGGACCAGGACCAGAGCGGCCAGGACGGTTTCGGCGACGACACCGATGCCGATCAGGACCAGGATTCCGACGACGGCGACGACGGCGACGGCAGCGAGAACGGCGACGACGACAACGGTACTGGTGAGGGTGGCAGCCGTCGTCGTCGGCGACGCAGGCGGCGCAAGTCGGGCGGCGGCGAGGACGGAGACGACAACCCGTCACCCGACGACCCACCCAACACCGTCGTGCACGAGCGCGCACCGCGTGGCGGTAAGTCGGGCTCGGACAACGGTGACTCGTCGGGTTCCGGCGAGATCAAGGGCATCGACGGCTCGACGCGGCTGGAAGCCAAACGCCAACGTCGCCGAGACGGACGCGACGCCGGCCGGCGCCGTCCGCCGGTACTGAGCGAGGCCGAATTCCTGGCCCGGCGCGAGGCCGTCGAACGTGTGATGGTGGTCCGCGACCGGGTGCGCACCGAACCGCCCCACCCCGGCGCGCGCTACACCCAGATCGCGGTGCTCGAAGACGGCATCGTGGTCGAGCATTTCGTGACGTCGGCTGCTTCTGCTTCGCTGGTGGGCAACATTTACCTGGGCATCGTGCAGAACGTGTTGCCGTCGATGGAGGCGGCGTTCGTCGACATCGGCCGCGGCCGCAACGGTGTGCTGTACGCGGGTGAGGTGAACTGGGAGGCCGCCGGCCTGGGCGGCGCCGATCGCAAGATCGAGCAGGCGCTCAAGCCCGGCGACTACGTCGTCGTTCAGGTCAGCAAGGACCCGGTCGGGCATAAGGGCGCGCGACTAACCACGCAGGTGTCGCTGGCCGGGCGCTACCTGGTCTACGTGCCGGGCGCATCGTCGACCGGGATCAGCCGCAAGCTGCCCGATACCGAACGCCAGCGGCTCAAGGAGATCCTGCGCGAGGTGGTGCCGTCCAACGCCGGGGTCATCATTCGCACCGCGTCGGAGGGCGTCAAAGAGGAGGACATCCGCGGCGATGTCACCCGGCTGCAGGAACGCTGGAACCAGATCGACGCCAAGGCCGCCGAGACCAAGCAGAAGGCCGCGGGTGCCGCGGTGGCGCTCTACGAAGAGCCCGATGTGTTGGTCAAGGTCATCCGGGACTTGTTCAACGAAGACTTCTCCGGGCTGATCGTATCCGGCGACGAAGCCTGGACGACGATCAACGAATACGTCAATTCCGTTGCCCCCGATCTGGTTTCGAAGCTCACCAAGTACGAGCCGGCGAGCGAGACCGGGCCCGACGTGTTCGCGGTGCACCGCATCGACGAGCAGCTGACCAAGGCGATGGACCGCAAGGTGTGGCTGCCGTCCGGTGGCACGTTGGTCATCGACCGCACCGAGGCGATGACGGTGATCGACGTCAACACCGGCAAGTTCACCGGGTCTGGGGGCAACCTGGAACAAACCGTCACCAAGAACAACATCGAGGCCGCCGAGGAGATCGTGCGCCAACTGCGGCTGCGTGATATCGGCGGCATCATCGTGATCGACTTCATCGACATGGTGCTGGAGTCCAATCGGGACCTGGTACTGCGCCGGCTGACCGAGGCGCTGGCCCGCGACCGCACCCGTCACCAGGTGTCGGAGGTGACGTCGCTGGGACTGGTCCAGTTGACCCGCAAACGGTTGGGGACCGGTCTGATCGAGGCATTTTCGACGTCTTGTCCGCAGTGTGCGGGCCGCGGGATTCTGCTGCACACCGACCCGGTCGATTCCGCGCCAGCGACCGGACGTAAGTCCGAATCCGCCAGTCGGCGCAACAGGCGGTCGAAAAAGAACCGGTCCGAGGAAAACGATGAGAAGGCCGTCGTGGCCAAGGTGCCGGTGCATGCCCCCGGTGAGCACCCGATGTTCAAGGCGATGGCCGCCTCCTCGCGCGATGACGACGAAGCCGACGAGTCCGGAACGGACTCACCTGGTGCGGATGACGAGGAGCTGGCCGCCGACTTGGTCGCTGCGGACAACGCCGACGAGGCGGACTTCGAGGACGCCGACGAAGACACCGACGACTCCGATGATGACGAGGACTCCGATGACGAGGATGACCTCGACGACGAGGATCTGGTCGACGACGACGACCTCGACGACGACGACGATGACGATGACGATGGCGACGACGATGACGATGACGACGACGATGGCGACGACTCCGACGAGATTGACGACGAGGACGACGAGGACGACGAGGACGTCGCCGAGATCGACGACGTCGAGGATTCCGATTCCGATGAATCCGACGAGCTCGACGGCGATGACGACGTGTCCGACGACTCCCGAGCCTCCGTCGTGGTGGTCGAGCAGGTCTCGGTTATCGGGCCGCGTCGCAGGCGCGCAGCCGGCCGCCCGGCCGGACCGCCAATCCACGCTGACTAG
- the ndk gene encoding nucleoside-diphosphate kinase: MTERTLVLIKPDGVQRQLTGEILSRIERKGLTIAALELRMVGDELARQHYAEHSGKPFFGSLLEFITSGPVVAAVVEGPRAIAAFRQLAGGTDPVDKATPGTIRGDFGLQTQYNLVHGSDSAESAEREIGLWFPSR; the protein is encoded by the coding sequence GTGACCGAACGGACCCTGGTACTGATCAAGCCCGACGGCGTGCAACGCCAGTTGACCGGCGAGATTCTCAGCCGCATTGAGCGCAAAGGTCTCACCATCGCGGCTTTGGAATTGCGGATGGTCGGCGACGAGCTGGCCCGCCAGCATTACGCCGAGCACAGCGGCAAGCCGTTCTTCGGGTCGTTGCTGGAGTTCATCACGTCGGGACCGGTGGTGGCTGCCGTGGTGGAGGGCCCGCGGGCGATCGCCGCGTTCCGGCAACTCGCCGGCGGCACGGACCCGGTGGACAAGGCCACACCCGGCACCATCCGGGGAGATTTCGGCCTTCAGACGCAGTACAACCTGGTGCACGGTTCCGATTCGGCCGAATCGGCCGAGCGCGAGATCGGGCTCTGGTTCCCCAGCCGCTGA
- a CDS encoding DUF4233 domain-containing protein gives MTEQPTPTNAVPDPWKSFAGVMAGTLILEAIVVLLAIPVVGVVGGGLGAGSLSYLIGLAVVLVALAGVQRKPWAIWVNLGVQLPLVAGFLVYPAVGFIGVLFAAVWALIAYLRAEVRRRQERPPGQ, from the coding sequence ATGACCGAGCAGCCGACGCCGACCAACGCCGTCCCCGACCCGTGGAAGAGCTTCGCCGGGGTGATGGCGGGCACGCTCATTCTCGAGGCGATCGTGGTGCTGCTGGCGATACCGGTGGTCGGGGTGGTTGGCGGCGGCCTGGGTGCGGGTTCGCTGAGCTATCTGATCGGGCTGGCAGTGGTATTGGTGGCGTTGGCCGGTGTTCAGCGCAAACCGTGGGCGATCTGGGTCAATCTGGGAGTACAGTTGCCGCTGGTCGCCGGCTTTCTGGTGTATCCGGCGGTGGGGTTCATCGGGGTGCTGTTCGCCGCGGTATGGGCGCTGATCGCCTATCTGCGGGCCGAGGTCCGGCGGCGCCAGGAACGGCCGCCTGGTCAGTAG
- the folC gene encoding bifunctional tetrahydrofolate synthase/dihydrofolate synthase, with the protein MNSESSDWSEQATDVPPTPDEIASLLQVEHLLDQRWPETKIEPSLTRISALMDLLGSPQLSYPSIHIAGTNGKTSVARMVDALLTALQMRTGRSTSPHLQAAVERISIDGKPISPARYVATYQEIEPFVQMIDQQSEAIGGPRMSKFEVLTAMAFAAFADAPVDVAVVEVGMGGRWDATNVINAPVAVVTPISVDHVEYLGHDIAAIAGEKAGIITRAPEGAPDTVAVIGRQQPEAMEVLLSQTVRADAAVAREDSEFAVLGRQVAIGGQVLELQGLGGVYSEIYLPLHGEHQAHNAAVALAAVEAFFGAGSQRQLDVDAVRAGFAAVASPGRMERMRSAPTVFIDAAHNPAGAAALAQTLTDEFDFRTLVGVLSVMADKDVDGILAALEPVFDSVVVTHNGSPRALDVEGLALAAQQRFGPDRVITAENMREAIDSATALVDAAALEEELVGETFSGAGIVITGSVVTAGVARTLFGRDPA; encoded by the coding sequence GTGAATTCCGAATCTTCCGACTGGTCCGAGCAGGCCACCGATGTCCCGCCCACGCCGGACGAGATCGCCTCGCTGCTCCAGGTCGAACACCTGCTGGACCAGCGCTGGCCGGAAACCAAGATCGAGCCGAGCCTGACCCGGATCAGCGCGCTGATGGACCTACTCGGCTCGCCACAGTTGAGCTACCCGTCGATCCACATCGCTGGCACCAACGGCAAGACCTCGGTGGCCCGGATGGTCGACGCGCTGCTCACCGCCCTGCAGATGCGCACCGGGCGCAGCACCAGCCCGCACCTGCAGGCCGCGGTCGAGCGCATCTCGATCGACGGCAAGCCGATCAGTCCGGCGCGCTACGTGGCGACGTACCAGGAGATCGAGCCGTTCGTGCAGATGATCGACCAACAGTCGGAGGCCATCGGCGGGCCTCGCATGAGCAAATTCGAGGTGCTCACTGCGATGGCGTTCGCGGCCTTCGCGGACGCGCCCGTAGATGTCGCCGTCGTCGAGGTCGGGATGGGTGGACGGTGGGACGCCACCAACGTCATCAATGCGCCGGTTGCCGTCGTTACCCCGATCAGCGTCGACCACGTGGAGTACCTCGGCCATGACATCGCCGCGATCGCGGGGGAGAAGGCGGGCATCATCACCAGGGCGCCTGAGGGCGCGCCTGACACCGTCGCGGTGATCGGGCGGCAGCAGCCCGAGGCGATGGAGGTGCTGCTGAGCCAAACGGTGCGCGCCGACGCCGCTGTGGCCCGGGAGGATTCGGAGTTCGCGGTGCTGGGGCGGCAGGTCGCGATCGGTGGTCAGGTGCTCGAACTGCAGGGCCTGGGTGGGGTGTACTCCGAGATCTACCTGCCGCTGCACGGGGAGCACCAGGCGCACAACGCGGCGGTGGCGCTGGCCGCGGTCGAGGCATTCTTCGGCGCGGGGTCCCAGCGCCAACTTGACGTCGACGCCGTGCGGGCCGGCTTTGCCGCCGTCGCCAGTCCCGGGCGGATGGAGAGGATGCGCAGCGCCCCAACGGTTTTCATCGATGCCGCGCACAATCCCGCCGGTGCCGCCGCGCTGGCGCAGACGCTCACCGACGAGTTCGACTTCCGGACTCTGGTCGGAGTCCTCAGCGTGATGGCCGATAAGGACGTCGACGGCATCTTGGCCGCGTTGGAACCGGTGTTCGACTCGGTCGTGGTGACCCACAACGGGTCGCCGCGGGCACTCGACGTCGAGGGGTTGGCGCTGGCGGCACAGCAGCGATTCGGGCCGGACCGGGTGATCACCGCCGAGAACATGCGCGAGGCCATCGACTCAGCGACCGCGCTGGTGGACGCCGCGGCTTTGGAAGAAGAGCTAGTGGGCGAGACATTTTCCGGGGCCGGGATCGTCATCACCGGCTCGGTAGTCACCGCCGGCGTGGCCCGCACCCTGTTCGGACGTGATCCGGCATGA
- a CDS encoding valine--tRNA ligase has translation MTASSRPADDQLPKSWDPAAMEGAIYQKWLDGGYFTADPDSTKPAYSIVLPPPNVTGTLHMGHALEHTMMDALTRRKRMQGYEVLWQPGMDHAGIATQSVVEKQLAVDGKTKEDFGRELFVEKVWDWKRESGGAIGGQMRRLGDGVDWSRDRFTMDEGLSRAVRTIFKRLYDAGLIYQAERLVNWSPVLQTAISDLEVNYQDVEGELVSFRYGSLDDSQPHIVVATTRVETMLGDTGIAVHPDDERYRHLVGTRLPHPFVDRDMIVVADEHVDPEFGTGAVKVTPAHDPNDFEIGLRHQLPMPSIMDTKGRIADTGTQFDGLDRFEARVAVREALAAQGRVIEEKRPYLHSVGHSERSGEPIEPRLSLQWWVRVESMAKAAGDAVRNGDTVIHPASLEPRWFAWVDDMHDWCISRQLWWGHRIPIWYGPNGEMVCVGPDDTPPDGWEQDPDVLDTWFSSALWPFSTLGWPSETRELEKFYPTSVLVTGYDILFFWVARMMMFGTYVGGDDAITLDGARGPQVPFTDVFLHGLIRDEFGRKMSKSKGNVIDPLDWMDKYGADALRFTLARGANPGGDLAIGEDAVRASRNFGTKLFNATRYALMNGAALAPLPPLEQLTDADRWILGRLEEVRAEVDSAFDSYEFSRACESLYHFAWDEFCDWYVELAKTQIAQGLTHTTAVLAAGLDALLRLLHPVIPFITEALWQALTGQESLVVADWPKPSGIILDPVAAQRITDMQKLVTEIRRFRSDQGLADRQKVPARLSGVDDADLAAQVPAVTSLAWLTAPGGDFEASVSLEVRLSAATVVVELDTSGTIDVAAERRRLEKDLAAAQKELAATAAKLANADFLAKAPEAVVAKIRGRQQLAQEESDRIAARLAALQ, from the coding sequence GTGACCGCCAGTTCCCGCCCCGCCGACGACCAGCTGCCCAAGTCGTGGGATCCGGCCGCGATGGAGGGTGCGATCTATCAGAAGTGGCTCGATGGCGGCTACTTCACCGCTGACCCGGACAGCACCAAGCCGGCGTACTCGATCGTCCTGCCGCCGCCCAATGTGACCGGCACCCTGCACATGGGTCACGCGCTGGAGCACACGATGATGGACGCACTGACTCGGCGAAAGCGCATGCAGGGTTACGAGGTGTTGTGGCAACCCGGCATGGACCATGCCGGTATCGCGACCCAAAGCGTGGTGGAAAAGCAACTCGCCGTCGACGGCAAGACCAAAGAAGACTTTGGCCGCGAGTTGTTCGTCGAGAAGGTGTGGGACTGGAAGCGTGAGTCCGGCGGCGCGATCGGCGGCCAGATGCGCCGGCTGGGCGACGGGGTCGACTGGAGTCGCGACCGGTTCACCATGGACGAAGGCCTGTCGCGGGCGGTGCGGACAATCTTCAAACGCCTCTACGACGCCGGATTGATCTATCAGGCCGAGCGCCTGGTCAACTGGTCACCGGTGCTACAGACCGCGATATCCGACCTCGAGGTCAACTACCAAGACGTCGAAGGCGAGCTGGTGTCGTTCCGGTACGGCTCGCTCGACGACTCCCAACCGCATATCGTGGTCGCCACCACCCGGGTGGAAACCATGCTGGGCGACACCGGGATCGCGGTGCACCCGGACGACGAGCGCTACCGGCATCTGGTCGGGACCAGGCTGCCGCACCCGTTCGTCGACCGCGACATGATCGTGGTCGCCGACGAACATGTCGACCCCGAATTCGGTACCGGTGCGGTCAAAGTCACGCCAGCTCATGACCCGAACGACTTTGAGATCGGACTGCGCCACCAGCTGCCGATGCCCTCGATTATGGACACCAAGGGCCGCATCGCCGACACCGGCACGCAATTCGACGGTTTGGACCGCTTCGAGGCCCGGGTTGCGGTGCGTGAGGCACTGGCAGCCCAAGGCCGAGTGATCGAAGAGAAGCGGCCCTACCTCCATAGCGTCGGGCACTCCGAGCGCAGCGGGGAACCAATCGAGCCGCGACTCTCACTGCAGTGGTGGGTGCGGGTGGAGTCGATGGCCAAGGCAGCCGGCGACGCGGTTCGCAACGGCGACACGGTGATTCACCCCGCCAGTTTGGAACCACGGTGGTTCGCGTGGGTCGACGACATGCACGACTGGTGCATCTCACGTCAGCTGTGGTGGGGTCATCGCATCCCTATCTGGTACGGGCCCAACGGCGAGATGGTGTGCGTCGGTCCCGACGACACCCCTCCGGACGGTTGGGAGCAGGACCCCGACGTGCTGGACACCTGGTTCTCTTCGGCGCTGTGGCCGTTTTCCACTCTGGGCTGGCCGTCCGAAACCCGGGAACTGGAAAAGTTCTATCCCACAAGCGTTCTGGTCACCGGATACGACATCCTGTTCTTCTGGGTGGCCAGAATGATGATGTTCGGTACCTATGTCGGAGGTGACGACGCCATCACCCTGGACGGTGCGCGTGGTCCGCAGGTGCCGTTCACCGACGTGTTCCTGCACGGCCTGATCCGCGACGAGTTCGGCCGCAAGATGAGCAAGTCCAAGGGCAACGTCATCGATCCACTGGACTGGATGGACAAGTACGGCGCCGACGCGTTGCGGTTCACTTTGGCTCGCGGCGCCAACCCCGGCGGCGACCTGGCCATCGGCGAGGATGCCGTCCGGGCGTCCCGCAACTTTGGCACCAAGCTGTTCAACGCGACCCGCTACGCGCTAATGAACGGCGCTGCGCTGGCTCCGTTGCCGCCGCTGGAACAGCTCACCGACGCCGACCGCTGGATCTTGGGCCGGCTGGAAGAGGTTCGGGCCGAAGTGGATTCGGCTTTCGACAGCTACGAGTTCAGCAGGGCGTGTGAGTCGCTGTATCACTTCGCCTGGGACGAATTCTGTGACTGGTATGTCGAATTGGCCAAGACTCAAATTGCCCAGGGGCTGACCCACACGACAGCGGTGCTGGCCGCCGGCCTGGACGCGTTGTTGCGGCTGCTGCATCCGGTGATCCCGTTCATCACCGAGGCGCTCTGGCAGGCTCTCACCGGGCAGGAATCGCTGGTGGTCGCCGACTGGCCCAAGCCATCCGGGATCATTTTGGATCCTGTTGCGGCTCAACGCATCACCGACATGCAGAAGCTGGTCACCGAGATCCGCCGGTTCCGCAGTGATCAGGGCCTGGCCGACCGGCAGAAGGTGCCCGCCCGACTGAGCGGGGTGGACGACGCGGATCTGGCGGCGCAGGTGCCCGCCGTGACATCGCTGGCCTGGCTCACCGCGCCTGGCGGCGACTTCGAGGCGTCGGTGTCGCTGGAAGTGCGGCTGAGCGCCGCGACCGTAGTCGTCGAGCTCGACACCTCGGGCACCATCGACGTGGCTGCCGAACGCCGGCGGCTGGAAAAGGATTTGGCCGCGGCGCAAAAAGAGCTGGCCGCCACCGCGGCCAAGCTAGCCAACGCGGACTTTCTGGCCAAGGCTCCCGAAGCTGTCGTCGCCAAGATCCGCGGTCGTCAGCAGCTGGCGCAGGAGGAGTCGGACCGGATCGCCGCGAGACTGGCTGCGCTGCAGTGA
- a CDS encoding LysM peptidoglycan-binding domain-containing protein translates to MSDTLTEGQKLVRGESLVSNNGAYTLTLQDDGNLVLASWGKPLWSTGTNGQEVVRAEVQRDGNFVLYTADKPVWHSDTKGKKNVRLVLQDDRNLVLYSGDGAAWSTKTETDAPPPPNPNAEAASAAVDDKSADDSAPAEEVSAAVAEEPAEPAPPAARTYTVESGDTLWAIAERFYGDGSKYQVIADASGIPNPDLIHPGQELTIP, encoded by the coding sequence ATGTCAGACACACTCACCGAGGGACAGAAACTGGTGCGGGGGGAGTCGCTGGTTTCGAACAACGGGGCGTACACCCTTACCCTGCAGGACGACGGCAACCTGGTGCTCGCCTCGTGGGGCAAGCCGCTGTGGTCCACTGGGACCAACGGGCAGGAGGTGGTGCGGGCCGAGGTGCAGCGGGACGGAAACTTCGTGCTCTACACGGCAGACAAGCCGGTATGGCACAGCGACACCAAGGGCAAGAAGAACGTCAGGCTGGTTCTGCAGGACGACCGCAACCTGGTGCTCTACTCCGGTGACGGTGCCGCATGGTCCACCAAGACCGAAACCGACGCGCCTCCGCCGCCCAACCCGAACGCCGAAGCCGCGTCCGCCGCCGTCGATGACAAGAGCGCCGATGACAGCGCACCGGCCGAAGAGGTGTCGGCAGCGGTAGCCGAAGAGCCGGCCGAGCCGGCCCCGCCCGCCGCGCGGACCTACACCGTGGAGTCCGGCGACACCTTGTGGGCCATCGCAGAGCGTTTCTACGGAGACGGCAGCAAGTACCAGGTGATCGCCGATGCCAGCGGCATCCCCAACCCGGACCTGATTCACCCCGGCCAGGAGCTCACGATTCCGTAA